The following proteins are encoded in a genomic region of Mahella australiensis 50-1 BON:
- a CDS encoding peptidoglycan D,D-transpeptidase FtsI family protein, translated as MDEKSVKRIYRIGMGMLILFALLIVRLGSAQLIDGMAYAEKAVKQRTVRIALYNSRGRILDRSGIPFTDRETTKKLIVFPAMVQDDSVYGYIYSVTGKKRDDIKKAADNRSYVVLDVSDNTTAMPRNAGGILLAEVPRRYSQSMLALHVIGYTDKSNRGVQGIEKAYDSLLKGTGSYSINAVVDAKHRMVPGIGYTVIDERRGAQDVTLTLDYHIQGVTERAMDKNKNTGAAVVMDVHTGDILAMASRPTFDPYSIARADGDALLNKALLDVSPGSIFKIVVAAAALDTGKADLDTEFKCDGYVDVRGRRFGCDVHKDGAGFLDMRQAFAVSCNSYFIQLAQLVGGDNIVRYAEAFGLGHAIDGIPDQQPGLLPIKEEYAGPGIGNLALGQGKVEATPLQIATMVAAVANGGVKPAVSLVEGQGSDQSVRVVSSSTAYKLMTLMREVTINGSGKRAYSDMVGGTAGKTGTPDMGPYAWFAGYFPAHAPEYAIAVLTYNDGYGGQMAAPIFKDIAEGIYKIYK; from the coding sequence ATGGATGAAAAAAGCGTAAAGCGTATATATCGCATAGGTATGGGTATGTTGATATTATTTGCGCTGCTTATAGTAAGGTTGGGTTCAGCTCAGCTCATAGATGGCATGGCCTATGCCGAGAAGGCTGTAAAGCAGCGTACGGTGCGTATAGCTTTGTATAATAGCAGAGGGCGTATATTAGACCGCAGCGGCATACCATTTACTGACAGAGAAACAACTAAAAAGCTTATCGTATTTCCGGCCATGGTACAGGATGATAGCGTTTATGGATATATATATTCTGTTACAGGAAAAAAGCGCGATGATATAAAAAAAGCTGCCGATAACCGCTCTTATGTAGTGCTCGACGTATCGGATAATACAACAGCTATGCCGCGAAACGCTGGCGGTATATTGTTGGCGGAAGTCCCACGCCGTTATAGCCAGAGCATGCTCGCGTTGCATGTCATAGGATATACAGATAAGAGCAATAGAGGCGTTCAAGGCATAGAGAAAGCATACGACAGCTTGTTGAAAGGTACCGGTTCATACAGCATAAACGCTGTGGTAGATGCCAAGCACCGTATGGTACCTGGGATAGGCTATACCGTCATAGACGAACGCAGGGGTGCACAAGACGTAACTCTTACACTAGATTACCATATACAGGGGGTAACTGAACGAGCCATGGATAAGAATAAAAATACGGGAGCGGCGGTGGTGATGGATGTGCATACCGGCGATATACTGGCTATGGCCAGTCGACCGACATTCGATCCGTATAGTATAGCGAGGGCTGATGGCGATGCGCTTTTAAACAAAGCTTTGCTCGATGTATCTCCGGGATCGATCTTCAAGATCGTGGTAGCGGCGGCCGCGCTGGATACAGGCAAAGCTGATTTAGATACCGAGTTCAAGTGTGACGGTTATGTGGATGTAAGAGGACGCAGGTTTGGTTGCGATGTGCATAAAGATGGAGCGGGTTTTTTGGATATGAGACAGGCATTCGCAGTATCATGTAACTCATATTTCATTCAACTAGCACAACTGGTAGGAGGAGACAATATAGTACGTTATGCCGAAGCCTTTGGCCTTGGACATGCCATAGATGGTATACCCGATCAACAACCGGGGTTACTTCCTATTAAAGAAGAATATGCCGGACCGGGCATAGGTAATCTGGCCCTTGGTCAAGGCAAAGTAGAAGCCACACCGTTGCAGATAGCCACTATGGTGGCTGCTGTGGCCAATGGAGGTGTTAAGCCTGCTGTGTCACTTGTAGAGGGGCAGGGCAGCGACCAATCGGTGCGCGTAGTCTCTTCGTCCACGGCCTACAAACTCATGACATTGATGAGAGAGGTTACAATAAACGGTAGTGGCAAACGAGCCTATTCCGACATGGTAGGCGGTACCGCGGGGAAAACCGGTACGCCCGATATGGGGCCTTACGCATGGTTTGCCGGGTACTTTCCGGCCCATGCACCCGAGTATGCCATAGCCGTATTGACTTATAATGATGGATATGGAGGTCAGATGGCAGCGCCTATATTTAAGGATATCGCCGAAGGCATCTATAAAATTTACAAATAA
- the sigK gene encoding RNA polymerase sporulation sigma factor SigK: MLLSIIGGVILSLKEILLLTSYVSNNNSFPQPLSYEEERHYLELYEQGDQQAKNILIEHNLRLVAHIVKKYNNAVKDPEDLISIGTIGLIKGITTFDSNKGTRLATYAARCIENEILMYVRASKKEKKEVFLQEPIGTDKEGNEVTLIDILGTDEDTITDQVSDKMQIAKLYKKMGSVLKDRERLILELRYGLINGNDKTQREIAQMLGISRSYVSRIEKKALNKLNKELQTEGCH, encoded by the coding sequence ATGTTATTGAGCATTATAGGCGGCGTTATCCTATCGTTAAAAGAAATACTGTTGCTGACATCATATGTGTCGAATAATAATTCATTTCCACAACCGTTATCCTACGAAGAGGAACGACATTATCTCGAATTATACGAACAGGGCGATCAACAGGCTAAAAATATACTTATAGAGCATAACTTACGCCTGGTGGCTCATATAGTAAAAAAATACAACAATGCGGTCAAAGATCCGGAGGATTTGATTTCGATAGGCACTATAGGCCTTATAAAAGGTATAACCACATTTGACTCGAACAAAGGCACAAGGCTGGCTACTTATGCAGCCAGATGCATAGAAAATGAGATATTGATGTACGTCCGCGCATCCAAAAAAGAGAAAAAAGAGGTATTCCTGCAGGAACCCATAGGTACCGATAAAGAAGGCAACGAAGTGACGCTGATAGATATACTAGGTACCGATGAAGATACTATTACCGACCAGGTATCGGATAAAATGCAGATAGCCAAGCTCTATAAAAAAATGGGGTCGGTACTGAAAGACCGCGAGCGCCTTATACTGGAGCTGCGCTATGGTCTTATCAACGGCAATGACAAGACGCAGCGAGAGATAGCGCAGATGCTCGGCATATCGCGCTCATATGTTTCGCGTATAGAGAAAAAAGCCTTGAATAAGCTGAATAAAGAGTTGCAGACCGAGGGATGCCATTAA
- a CDS encoding LacI family DNA-binding transcriptional regulator, with protein sequence MDSTDIAKIAGVSRSTVSRVINNYANVPEQTREKVMKVIKEYNYVPHASARSLVKKKSQTIGLFIIDVHEKMHPGIYNNTYFSPFTASVIDYANRKNYFVLTFSVYRYDELRKVLDIFREGRVDAGIFIGVKNGEESLQKIINEGYKIAIVDYEITGIETAKNALVINADNEGGAYKATTYLIKNGHKSIAHIAGDLKKLSGIQRINGYRRALQEAGLEYKDELIFYGDFDAESGYKAAKEIANISPMPTAVFAANDSMAMGAMEAFKEDGIKIPDDISIVGFDDIELASYVHPPLTTVRVFLHKMAMLATNRIVDLIDSGTTNCHHDIVAVELVERASVRALR encoded by the coding sequence ATGGATAGTACAGATATAGCGAAAATAGCCGGAGTTTCGAGAAGCACGGTATCAAGGGTTATAAACAACTATGCTAATGTTCCTGAGCAGACCAGGGAAAAAGTTATGAAAGTGATAAAGGAATATAATTATGTGCCACATGCGTCTGCCAGATCTTTGGTTAAGAAAAAAAGCCAAACAATTGGCTTGTTTATAATAGATGTTCATGAAAAAATGCATCCAGGTATATATAACAATACGTATTTTTCGCCTTTTACTGCGTCTGTTATAGATTATGCCAATAGAAAGAATTATTTTGTTTTGACCTTCAGCGTTTATAGATATGATGAACTAAGAAAAGTTCTGGATATTTTCCGAGAGGGGAGAGTAGACGCGGGCATTTTTATAGGCGTAAAGAATGGTGAAGAATCCCTACAGAAGATTATAAATGAAGGATATAAAATAGCTATTGTAGATTATGAAATAACCGGTATAGAAACTGCAAAAAATGCCTTGGTTATAAATGCTGATAACGAAGGTGGTGCTTATAAAGCTACTACATATCTTATAAAAAATGGGCATAAATCAATAGCTCATATAGCGGGTGACTTGAAAAAACTATCTGGCATACAAAGAATCAATGGTTACAGGAGAGCTTTGCAGGAGGCTGGTTTGGAGTACAAAGATGAGTTGATTTTTTATGGGGATTTTGATGCTGAAAGCGGTTATAAAGCGGCAAAGGAGATAGCTAATATTTCTCCAATGCCTACTGCTGTTTTTGCTGCCAACGATTCCATGGCGATGGGTGCTATGGAAGCCTTTAAAGAAGATGGCATAAAAATACCGGATGATATTTCCATAGTAGGGTTTGATGATATAGAATTGGCTTCATATGTACATCCGCCATTAACCACTGTCCGCGTTTTTCTTCATAAAATGGCTATGCTTGCGACGAATCGCATTGTAGATTTGATAGATTCTGGTACCACGAATTGCCACCACGATATTGTTGCTGTGGAATTGGTCGAAAGAGCATCGGTGAGAGCACTTAGGTAA
- a CDS encoding response regulator transcription factor → MGCSKYDRVSELTKREKDIVKCIVKGMSNEEIANLLNISVGTVKIHVHNILQKKEMKRRVDVILEALANGRTNQRA, encoded by the coding sequence ATGGGATGTTCGAAATACGATAGGGTTTCAGAGTTAACGAAGCGCGAGAAGGATATTGTAAAATGCATAGTTAAAGGAATGTCTAATGAGGAAATAGCGAATTTATTGAATATAAGCGTTGGCACAGTTAAAATACATGTACATAACATACTTCAAAAGAAAGAAATGAAGAGAAGGGTAGACGTTATTCTGGAAGCGCTTGCCAATGGGCGGACTAATCAAAGAGCCTGA
- a CDS encoding GH36-type glycosyl hydrolase domain-containing protein, translated as MRYGYFDNASKEYIITDPKLPVKWINYVGGLYFGGFVDHTGGSLICKGDPAINRIVKYIPQLPDSDFKGETLYIRIKENDGYKFFSPFYVPTLDNYDLYECHVGLGYSRIISEFYGIRADITIYVPHKSDRVIRDIKIRNLRNKPVDIDVIPVVEYTHFDALKQFDNNDWVPQTMQSKAVYEENGLITITQFAFMRKNSSVNYFTSNNSVSSFETDRRLFLGNNGYGTWACPISLYNDELSSYEALRGDNICALMHHLGQMDPGGEKRVITQLGQCENVKEEKKIIDYYRNEENVDKAFSDLKSFWDKYLSTLHVETPDEDFNTMVNIHNPRQCYITKNWSRYLSLYQMGLGSRGMGFRDSSQDVLGILGNMPEEGCELIEKLLQVQKIDGSAMHQFNPVTMIADEGDARERQDRPKYYGDDHLWIVLAVSTYLKETGDIDFLDLNIPFYDKNKDGLPLENGTVMEHLQRAIEFTHDNIGQHGLALLGFADWNDTVNLPAGAESVFNANLYGYALLEMMDIARYLNEVELARKYQNYHETMKNAFNDACWDGEWYIRYFDKDGNALGSKNNDKCKIYVNAQSWPVISRFAPADRAKKSLGAVYKYLNTSKGIKLSAPGYNGYNPDIGGITTYPPGAKENGGIFLHANIWAIIAETIVGNGDRAYEYYNQINPVTKNNNIDEFECEPYVYPQNILGDEHPQFGLARNSWLSGTASWAYQAATRYILGILPSLEGLILDPCIPAQWNGFRVTRKFRNAIYIIEVANTAHMSKGIKTLIVDGKKIRGNIIPIYDDGNEHIVRAIM; from the coding sequence GTGAGATATGGTTATTTTGATAATGCCAGTAAGGAATATATTATTACTGATCCAAAACTGCCGGTAAAGTGGATAAACTATGTGGGGGGATTGTATTTTGGTGGCTTTGTGGATCATACGGGAGGGTCGTTGATTTGCAAAGGAGATCCGGCTATTAATCGAATTGTAAAATACATACCGCAACTTCCGGATTCGGATTTTAAAGGCGAAACATTATATATCAGGATAAAAGAGAACGATGGATATAAATTTTTTTCGCCTTTCTATGTACCTACGCTGGACAATTATGACCTGTATGAATGTCATGTGGGCTTGGGTTATTCAAGGATTATTTCTGAATTTTATGGTATTAGGGCTGATATAACGATCTATGTTCCTCATAAAAGCGACAGAGTGATCCGGGATATAAAGATTAGAAATTTGCGGAATAAACCTGTTGATATAGATGTTATTCCAGTTGTCGAATATACCCATTTCGATGCCTTAAAACAGTTTGACAATAACGATTGGGTTCCGCAGACCATGCAATCAAAAGCGGTGTATGAAGAAAATGGACTTATAACAATCACTCAGTTTGCATTTATGAGGAAAAATTCCTCGGTTAATTATTTTACTTCAAACAATTCTGTATCCTCATTTGAAACCGACAGAAGGCTATTTTTAGGTAACAATGGTTATGGAACATGGGCATGCCCCATTAGTCTATATAATGATGAGTTAAGCTCTTATGAAGCTTTAAGAGGAGATAATATCTGTGCGTTAATGCACCATCTGGGGCAGATGGATCCAGGGGGGGAGAAAAGGGTTATTACACAATTGGGACAGTGTGAAAATGTCAAAGAGGAGAAGAAAATAATCGATTATTATAGAAATGAGGAAAATGTTGATAAGGCATTCAGCGATTTGAAGAGTTTTTGGGATAAGTATCTTTCTACCCTGCATGTTGAAACGCCTGATGAAGATTTTAATACGATGGTTAATATTCATAATCCCAGGCAATGTTATATTACCAAGAATTGGTCCAGGTATCTGTCCTTGTATCAGATGGGACTTGGATCTAGAGGGATGGGATTCAGAGATAGTTCTCAGGACGTGCTCGGAATACTCGGCAATATGCCCGAAGAAGGTTGTGAGCTTATAGAAAAACTTTTGCAGGTACAAAAAATCGACGGTAGTGCTATGCATCAGTTTAATCCTGTTACTATGATTGCAGATGAAGGGGATGCTAGAGAAAGACAAGATCGTCCTAAGTACTATGGAGATGATCATCTATGGATTGTTTTAGCTGTTTCCACTTATTTGAAGGAAACGGGCGACATAGATTTTTTAGATCTCAATATACCATTTTATGACAAAAATAAAGATGGCTTGCCTTTGGAAAACGGAACTGTCATGGAACATTTACAGAGAGCAATCGAGTTTACTCATGATAATATAGGTCAACACGGTCTAGCTTTATTGGGTTTTGCGGATTGGAATGACACAGTTAATCTTCCTGCTGGAGCAGAATCGGTATTCAATGCCAACCTTTACGGGTATGCACTTCTTGAGATGATGGATATAGCAAGATACTTAAATGAGGTTGAACTTGCAAGAAAATATCAAAACTATCATGAGACTATGAAAAACGCTTTTAACGACGCTTGTTGGGATGGTGAATGGTATATAAGATATTTTGATAAAGACGGTAATGCGTTAGGGTCCAAGAATAATGATAAGTGTAAGATTTATGTTAATGCTCAATCATGGCCGGTTATTTCCCGATTTGCGCCCGCTGATAGGGCAAAGAAATCTTTAGGGGCTGTGTATAAATATTTGAATACATCTAAGGGCATTAAACTCAGTGCGCCTGGATATAATGGATACAATCCGGATATCGGAGGTATAACGACCTATCCGCCCGGAGCAAAGGAGAATGGTGGTATATTTCTTCATGCTAATATCTGGGCTATTATTGCAGAAACCATTGTTGGTAATGGAGATAGAGCCTATGAATATTATAACCAAATAAACCCGGTTACAAAAAATAATAATATTGATGAATTTGAGTGTGAACCCTATGTATATCCTCAAAATATCTTGGGCGATGAGCATCCTCAATTCGGTCTTGCCCGAAACAGTTGGTTGTCTGGAACGGCTTCATGGGCATATCAGGCGGCAACGAGATATATACTTGGTATTCTGCCTTCGCTGGAAGGGCTGATACTGGATCCTTGCATACCTGCACAATGGAATGGTTTTAGAGTGACTAGAAAATTTAGAAATGCTATTTATATTATAGAAGTGGCGAATACAGCGCATATGTCAAAAGGAATAAAAACGTTGATAGTGGACGGAAAGAAAATTAGGGGGAATATCATTCCTATTTATGATGACGGGAATGAACATATAGTCAGAGCTATCATGTGA